A region from the Aegilops tauschii subsp. strangulata cultivar AL8/78 chromosome 5, Aet v6.0, whole genome shotgun sequence genome encodes:
- the LOC109786973 gene encoding uncharacterized protein, which produces MLVGGGVGLSLISPKVVGKLQISNEELKDTGTFQGINPCRSRPKGKITLPVIFGEELDYRTERVVFEVVELPLPYNGILGHLALANFTAASHYAYNTLKMPGPMGVISVPLDKKNAVMCVDKMYWDAVAAEATYG; this is translated from the coding sequence ATGCTAGTTGGCGGCGGGGTTGGGCTAAGCCTGATCTCCCCTAAGGTGGTTGGGAAGCTACAGATCTCTAATGAAGAACTCAAGGACACGGGTACATTCCAAGGAATCAACCCCTGCAGGAGCCGGCCCAAAGGGAAGATCACATTGCCTGTAATATTTGGTGAGGAACTGGACTACCGGACCGAGAGGGTCGTGTTTGAAGTTGTTGAACTTCCTTTGCcttacaatgggattcttggtcATCTAGCTCTGGCAAACTTTACggcagcatcccactatgcctacaacactttgaagatgccagggccgaTGGGCGTCATTTCCGTCCCGTTAGATAAGAAAAATGCGGTCATGTGTGTAGACAAGATGTATTGGGATGCGGTAGCAGCTGAGGCAACTTAtggctga